From the bacterium genome, one window contains:
- a CDS encoding YIP1 family protein — MNQLFDRMLRAAKLDSMLYEEVEHDTAATNQAVAVVLLSSAAAGIGSPVGGGLGAMFTGAVIALISWFVWFGIVYAIGTKLLPEPQTEADYGQLLRTIGFSSAPGVIRVIGFIPLLYWLVTLIASVWMLVAMVIAVRQALDYRGTGRAIIVCLIGWAIMMILSTVAFSLFGHR, encoded by the coding sequence ATGAACCAGCTGTTCGATCGCATGCTGCGCGCCGCCAAGCTCGATTCCATGCTCTACGAGGAGGTGGAGCACGACACCGCCGCCACCAACCAGGCCGTGGCCGTGGTGCTGCTATCCAGCGCGGCCGCCGGCATCGGCAGTCCCGTGGGCGGCGGGCTCGGCGCCATGTTCACCGGCGCCGTCATCGCGCTCATCTCCTGGTTCGTCTGGTTCGGCATCGTCTACGCGATCGGCACCAAGCTGCTGCCCGAACCCCAGACCGAGGCCGACTACGGGCAGCTCCTGCGCACCATCGGCTTCTCCAGCGCCCCGGGCGTGATCAGGGTCATCGGCTTCATCCCGCTGCTCTACTGGCTGGTCACCCTGATCGCCTCGGTGTGGATGCTGGTCGCGATGGTCATCGCCGTGCGCCAGGCCCTCGACTACCGGGGCACCGGCCGCGCCATCATCGTCTGCCTGATCGGCTGGGCGATCATGATGATCCTCAGCACCGTCGCCTTCAGCCTGTTCGGGCATCGATAA
- a CDS encoding C1 family peptidase — protein sequence MHPRLSYFLPVLCALALGTAAEARDRDRAVYREPNEYPVLDEIEARRDSLAAAVDALRAAADSLFDAQAEAREDTDRSLRVDWSRIERPASPEAFRTRLAHLPPVPQYYTGSCWAFAATSLMESETIRLTGDRIKLSEMWLVYWEYVEKVRRWVREYGHSAVAEGSESDAILDVYKAYGAVPHAAYPGVLFADGRHDHHRMMEELEGYLDWAETHDVWDEQRVVAGARRILDAHLGPPPETFTWEGRKWSPRAFLLEALRLDLDAYVACVSFMERPGYAFGETCLLDVTDNWRRKADYLNLPLDEFRRLVREAVRRGYTLVVGGDNSEPGMDGHFDAAVIPSWDIPADYIDQAAREHRIRNGETGDDHGIHVVGHTRAGDRDWYLLKDSNRSSRLGAFEGYYFCDGDYIALKMLSVLVHRDVLRQALPNR from the coding sequence ATGCATCCACGTCTGTCGTACTTTCTGCCCGTCCTGTGCGCCCTTGCGCTCGGCACGGCCGCCGAGGCCCGCGACCGGGACCGTGCCGTCTACCGCGAACCCAACGAGTACCCCGTCCTGGACGAGATCGAGGCGCGGCGCGATTCCCTCGCCGCCGCCGTCGACGCGCTGCGGGCCGCCGCCGATTCGCTGTTCGATGCGCAAGCGGAGGCGCGCGAGGACACCGACAGGTCCCTGCGCGTGGACTGGTCGCGCATCGAGCGTCCGGCGAGCCCCGAGGCCTTCAGGACCCGTCTGGCGCACCTGCCGCCGGTGCCCCAGTACTACACCGGTTCGTGCTGGGCCTTCGCGGCCACGTCGCTGATGGAGTCGGAGACGATCCGGCTCACCGGCGACCGGATCAAGCTCTCGGAGATGTGGCTGGTCTACTGGGAGTACGTGGAGAAGGTGCGCCGCTGGGTGCGCGAGTACGGCCACAGCGCCGTGGCGGAGGGTTCCGAGAGCGACGCGATCCTCGACGTCTACAAGGCCTACGGCGCGGTGCCGCACGCGGCCTATCCCGGCGTGCTCTTCGCCGACGGCCGCCATGACCACCACCGGATGATGGAGGAGCTGGAGGGCTACCTCGATTGGGCCGAGACCCACGACGTCTGGGACGAGCAGCGCGTGGTCGCCGGCGCCCGCCGCATCCTCGACGCCCATCTGGGGCCCCCGCCGGAGACCTTCACCTGGGAGGGCCGCAAGTGGTCGCCGCGCGCGTTCCTGCTCGAGGCACTGCGCCTGGACCTGGACGCCTACGTGGCGTGCGTCTCGTTCATGGAGCGGCCCGGGTACGCGTTCGGCGAGACCTGCCTGCTGGATGTGACCGACAACTGGCGCCGCAAGGCCGACTACCTGAACCTGCCCCTGGACGAGTTCCGGCGCCTGGTGCGCGAGGCCGTGCGCCGCGGGTACACCCTGGTGGTCGGCGGCGACAACTCCGAGCCCGGCATGGACGGCCATTTCGACGCGGCGGTGATCCCGTCCTGGGACATCCCCGCCGACTACATCGACCAGGCCGCCCGCGAGCACCGCATCCGCAACGGCGAGACCGGCGACGACCACGGCATCCACGTGGTCGGCCACACGCGTGCCGGCGACCGCGACTGGTACCTGCTCAAGGACAGCAATCGCAGCTCACGCCTCGGCGCGTTCGAGGGCTACTACTTCTGCGACGGCGACTACATCGCGCTGAAGATGCTGTCGGTACTCGTGCATCGGGACGTGCTGCGGCAGGCGCTGCCGAACCGGTGA